GAGCGATTTTGGCTAAATGGTGAGGTTGCTAGCGATGAAATTTTAGAGGCAGCTCATGAGCGTTTGCAAGGACTTTTAAGCGACGAGTATAAGGTAAAAACTAGCTATTTTGAGTATATGACACTGCTTTCTGCGGTACTTTTTGAGGGTTGTGACTACTTTGTTTGCGAGGCTGGCATGGGCGGTGTGCTGGATGCGACAAATGTCTTTGAAAAAGAGCTAAGCATCTTTACTCCGATCGGCTTTGATCACACGGCGATACTGGGAAATAGCTTAGAAGAAATTTCACGCACGAAATTTGAAGCCATGGGCAAAAGAGCTATTTTAAATGATGATATGAACGAGATAAGTGTGGCTATCGCAAAAGAGATCGCAAGCGAAAAAGGCGCAACTCTGAGCTTTCCAAGAGAAATTTTGACCAAAGAAAATTTAAACGAGATCGCAAACTACGCAGATAAATTTAATCTACCAGAGTTTTTACGCTCAAATTTAACTCTAGCCTACGCAGCAGCTAAAATTTTAGATAGCAGCATAGATATCAAAAAGCTTGGCGCTTTATCGCTTCGTGGCAGATGCGAAAAGATCGCTTCAAATTTATACGTGGATGTCGGTCACAACGAGCTTGGCGCTAAGGCTGTGGCTAAGAAATTTAGCCAAGAAGAGTTTAGCGGCAAGAAGCTAACGCTAGTTTATAACTCATTTTTAGATAAAGATTTCAAGGCAGTTTTGGCAGCTCTAAAGCCAGTCATTGAGGACGTGCTACTTTATCACTACCACTGCGAGGGCAGAGAGCTTGGCGGAGAGCTCATAAACAAAGCACTAAACGAGCTTGAAATTTCGCATAGAGAGTTTGAGCTAAGCGATATGAATGATATAAAAGAGGCAAAAAACGGCAAAATTTACCTAGCATTTGGCTCGTTTCACCTGGCCGAAGCCTTTTTAAAAGAGTACTATGCAAGCAAAGGTCTATGAGTATCTTTTAACACACGCCCCACAAATTCTCATCTGCGAAGATGACAAAGAAGCGGCACTCTGCGCTGATGCGGCCAGTTTTGCTGGCTTTAGCGCATTTAAACTACCTGATTTTAGAGCTAAAAAGGGCGATGATCTAAGAAGCTTTAACGAAGAGCTCTTTGAAATTTCATCCGTTCTTAGCAAATACTATAAATTTGATGGCAAAAAGATCATCATAAGCCCATTTAGCACGCTTTTAAACCCACTTCCAACGCAAAAAAACTTAGAGAGCTCAACGATCAAGCTAAAAGATAATCTAAATTTAAGCGAATTTGCCGACTTGCTCATACGATTTGGCTACGAGTGCGTCGATATCGTTGAGAGCGTTGGCGAGTTTAGCATTCGCGGCGAAGTGATCGACATTTATGGCGTAAATATGGACGATCCTGTTAGAATTTTACTCTTTGGCGATGAGGTGGAGAGCATAAGAAATTATAACACCACCACGCAAATTAGCAACAAAAATGAGCTAAGCGAAGCCGAGATCGTGCCATTTATCGCAAATTTGAGCAAAGATGAGTTTGAAAAAGTTAGCCAAAAGATCGAGGATATGCAAAGTGACGCCTTGGTGAGTGATCTAAATTCGCTTGGATTTTGGGCGATAGATAGCTTTAGTGACTATTTAAAAGAATTTGACTCAAAACTTGTTAAAAAAATCGATTTTGAAATTTATGATGTGCCTGAGGAGAAATTTAAGGGCATTGAAATTTTGCCTGAGCCAAAGGTCTATAAAGACTTAGAAGTTACTTTAAATTTTGACTTTTTTGAGCTAAATAAGAGCAAAAGCATAACCGTTCTTTCAAGAAATGAGGGGCTTTTTAAGGGTTATGAGCTTGATGGCTTTGCAAACGTAAAACTTGAAATTTCGCCCCTTGTAGTAAATTTAACCTCAAACGACAAGATCGTAGTATCACTAAATAAATTTGAGAAAAAAAGGCGAGTTAAGCGCTCAAGCCTCGTTGTCGATGAGCTAAAAGTAAATGACTACGTCGTGCATGAAGATTATGGTATAGGCAGATTTTTGGGGCTTGAAAAGATCAAGGTTTTGGGCGCGACGAAGGAATTTGTGGTTATTGCCTACCAAAATGATGACAAGCTTCTTTTGCCAGTTGAGCATCTAAATTTGATAGATCGCTACATCGCGCAAAATGGCTCTATGGCGGTGCTTGATCGCTTAGGCAAGGCAAATTTTGCCAAGATAAAAGAAAAAGTTAGAGAAAAACTCTTTGCTATCGCTTCAAAGATCGTAGCGATGGCGGCAAAAAGGGAGCTAATCGCTGGTAAAATTTTGCAAAAAGAGGATATCTCTTATCTAAATTTCGTCCAAGACGCTGGCTTTTCATATACGAGCGACCAGCAAAAAGCGGTAAATGATATAAAAGATGAGCTAAAAAGCGGCAAGGTGATGGACAGGCTGCTTAGCGGAGATGTTGGCTTTGGCAAGACCGAAGTTGCGATGAATGCCATATTTACCTGCATAAAATCAGGCTTTAGCGCGTTTTTCTTTGTGCCAACTACGCTTCTTAGCTCGCAGCACTTCAAGACGTTAAGCCAGAGATTTAGCAAATTTGGCATAAAGGTCTTTAGGCTAGATCGCTTCTCAAGTGCCAAAGAAAAATCAAGCCTGCAAAAAGCGCTAAAAGAAAATGAGCCCATAGTTTGCGTGGGTACGCATGCGCTTCTTGGCGTAAAGGCTGAAAATTTAGGGCTTATCGTCGTTGATGAGGAGCATAAATTTGGCGTTAAACAAAAAGAGCAACTAAAAGAAATTTCTCAGCACTCACACATCTTAAGCATGAGCGCCACGCCGATACCAAGAAGCCTAAATATGGCGCTTAGCAAGATAAAAACATATAGCATTTTAGCCACTCCGCCAAGCTCGAGGCTAGATGTGAGAACAAGCGTGAGAGAGTGGGACAAAAAGGTTGTCAAAGAGGCGATCATGCGTGAGCTAAGACGCGGTGGGCAGACCTTTTACATCCACAACCACATCGCAGACATCGAGCAGACAGCAAATGAGCTAAGAAAAATTTTGCCAAAGCTTAGGATTTTGATACTTCACTCAAAGGTAAATGCAAAAGTCACTGAAGATGAGATGATGAAATTTGAGCGAGGCGAGTATGACTTGCTGCTTTGCACCAGCATCGTTGAAAGCGGCATTCATTTGCCAAATGCAAACACCATAATCGTAGAAAATGCTAATAAATTTGGCATGGCTGACCTGCATCAGCTCCGCGGACGCGTGGGTAGAAGCGACAAGCAGGCTTATTGCTACTTTTTGGTAGAAGATAAAGATGCCATTAGTAAAGACGCTCTAAAACGACTTGTCGCACTTGAGGGCAACTCATTTTTGGGCGCTGGCTCAGTTCTAGCTTATCACGATCTTGAGATAAGAGGTGGTGGCAACATCATCGGCGAGGCGCAAAGCGGCCACATCGAGGCTATCGGCTACTCGCTATATCTAAAGATGCTAGAAGATGAGATAAACAAGCTTCTTAATCAAGACTCCGCAAAGCTTGACAAGATCGATCTAAAGCTTAGTGTGAGCGCCTTTTTAAATCAAGAATTTATAAGAGAAGATAGGTTAAGGCTTGAAATTTACAGGCGCCTTAGCAAGTGTAAAGAGGTAGCCGAGGTCTATGAGATACAAAGCGAGCTTGAGGATAGATTTGGCAAAATAGATACGTTTACAAAGCAGTTTTTAGATGTCATCATCGTCAAAATTTTAGCCCTAAAAGCTGGTATAAAAACGATCTCAAATAGCGAACAAAATATACTAATAACAAAAAATGATGATGAGAAGATCAGGCTAAAGTCACGTAGCAAGGACGATGACGATGTTTTGGCTGAAATTTTGGTCTATCTAAGAAAGGATAAGAAGTGATAGATTGGGGTGTGAAATACGCAGCGATTTATAAAAGTACAAAAGGCATGCTAAAACCAGTTGATGATATTGATTTTGTCGATATTGACTCACTTTATGGGTTAGAAAAGCAAAAAGAAATTTTGCTAAAAAATACTCTAAATTTTATAGAAGGTAAGGATGCAAATCACGTGCTTCTTTGGGGCGAGAGAGGATGTGGCAAGTCAAGCCTTGTAAGGGCTGTTTTTACTAAGTTTTATAAAGAGGGACTTCGCATCATTGAGATCGGCTGCGAAGATCTAAAATACCTTGGCGACATCATTGATGAGATCAGAAAGAGCGAGTTTAAATTTATCATTTTCTGCGACGATCTAAGCTTTGAAAATGGTAGCAATGAGTATAAATTTCTAAAGCCTATCATGGATGGCTCTATCCAAAAGCCACCAAAAAACGTCCTTTTATACGCCACGTCAAACCGCAGACATCTAATAAGCGAGTTTAAAAGTGAAAATGAAAACTCAGAGCTAATAGACGGCGAAATCCACTACAGCGACGCAGCTCAGGAGAAAATTTCTCTCTCAGATCGCTTTGGCCTTTGGATCAGCTTTTATCAAGGCAACTACGATGAGTATCTAAAAATGGTTGATTTTTACTTTAAGGATTACATAGGTGACAAAGAGGAGCTTCATACGCTTGCTAAAAATTTTGCCACGCTAAGAGCCAGCAGAAGTGGCAGGACGGCAAAGCAGTTTTATCTAACTTTTAAAGAAAATTTAAAATGAGATCAACTGATCTATTTTTAACCTTGTTTAATCACAAAAACAAAAATTTTGATGAGCTAAAATGGCCAAGCGAGGGTACTTTTGAGGTTATTTTGGGTGCTATTTTGGTACAAAATACCAACTGGAAAAACGTAGAAAAAGCATTAAATAATCTAAAAAATGCTGGCAAAGATAGTTTAGAAGGCATCTGTTTTCTTGAAAACAGCGAGCTTGCCACGCTTATAAAGCCAAGTGGCTTTTATAACACAAAGGCAAAACGTCTAAAAATGCTCTGCTTAGCTATAAAAAATGAATTTGAGGGCTTTGAAAATTTTAAAGAAAATGCCAGCCGTGAGTGGCTCATAAGTGTAAAAGGTGTTGGAGCCGAGACTTGCGATGCGATACTTGCTTATGCTTGTGGTAAACCTTACATGGTCGTCGATGCTTACGCGCTTAGGATAATGGCGTATTTTGACTACACTTTTGAGAGCTACGACGAGGCGGCTGAGTGGTTTAGCTCGCTTGATTATGATGAAATTTATAAAATTCTTGATAGCGAGAAATTTGATGAGGTTGAAATTTTAAAACTCTACCACACTCTTATTTTGGAGTTTTGCAAAGAGAATTTCAAAGGTAAAATTTTAAGCCAAAATGGTCAAAAAATATTAAGCAGCATTAAAAATTAAACTACTAATATGTAACAACTCTTTATAAATTTGCCAAAGATTGGGGCTTTTTATAATCTATTTTAAAATTCTGTGCTAAATTTACACAAAATTTATCTTATTTAATTTAGGAGGAGTGATGATTTACGATAACATCGTTAAAACGATTGGTAATACACCTATTGTAAAGATAAAAACAGGTGCTGATGAAGCCGAAATTTATGTAAAATTAGAGTTTTTTAACCCAGGTGGCTCTGTAAAAGATAGGATCGCATTTAATATGATAACTAAAATGCTAGCTGACGGTACGCTAAAATATGGTGATACTATCGTTGAGCCAACGAGCGGAAATACTGGCATTGGTGTAGCGATGTGCGGTGCTGCACTTGGTTTTAAAGTGATACTTTGCATGCCAGAGAGCATGAGTATCGAAAGACGCAAAATAGTGGCTGCTTATGGTGCACAGCTTGAGCTTACTCCAGCGTCTGGTGGTATGAAAGCAGCGATCGCAAGAGCTACAGAGCTAGCAGCTCAGCCAAATCATATAATGCTAAGCCAGTTTGAAAACAAGTATAACCCACAAGCTCACGAACTAACAACAGCTGCTGAAATTGTGGCTGATTTTAGTAAGCTTGATGCATTTGTAGCTGGTGTTGGCACAGGTGGTACAATAAGTGGCGTAGCAAAGATTTTAAAAGAAAAGGGCTATGATACTAAGATCATCGCAGTTGAGCCTGAAGCATCGCCGGTTTTAAGTGGTGGCAACCCAGGACCACATAAAATTCAAGGCATTGGAGCTGGATTTTTACCAAATACTATGAATATGAGCCTAGTTAGCGAAGTAGAAAAAGTAAGCAACGATGACGCACTAAACGCAGCTAGAGCAATCGCAAAAAGTGATGGACTCATGATAGGTATAAGCGGTGGTGCTGCTTACGTGGCTGCAAAAAGAGTGGCTAAAAGACTTGGTGCTGGCAAAAAAGTACTTTTCATAGCTCCAGATAACGGCGAGAGATACCTAAGTACAGAGCTTTACGGAGCATAAAAATATGTGGGATAGTCTAAAGGAGCTAGTTCAAACTGTTCATGAAAAAGACCCATCGGTACATAAGTGTTGCTTTTTGGCAATACTTATAAACACTCCTGGCATCCATGCGGTTTTGTTTCATAAAATTTCTCATTTTTTATATAAAAAAGAGCATTTTTTTCTAGCTAGACTCATCTCGCAAATTGCAAGATTTTTAACAGGCATCGAGATCCATCCCGGAGCAAAGATCGGTAGGAGATTTTTCATAGATCATGGCATGGGCGTGGTTATCGGTGAGACAGCTGAGATAGGCGATGATGTAATGATGTATCATCAAGTAACGCTTGGAGGCACCGGAAAAGAGTGTGGCAAAAGGCACCCAACTGTAAAAAATGGCGTGACTATTGCAGCTGGCGCGAAAATACTAGGTGCCATAACGATCGGCGAAAATGCCAAGATCGGCGCAAACTCGGTCGTGCTAAAAAATGTCCCAGCAAACGCAACTGTCGTTGGCATACCTGCAAGAGTTGTCAGGGTAAATGGGACAAAATTTGAGCCAGAATTTATTATCTAATCTCAAAGATTAGATAAATTTATTCTTACTTTTTATGCTTTAAAATTTGAACATAAATTTCGTCTTTTAGTTTTAACTTCTCTTTTTTTAAATTATCAATCTCAGATGGTTTTTCCAGATTGTCGTCTATTTTTTTATTTAGTTCATCATGCTTTTTGCAAAGAGCAGCAAAACGAGCATCTATTTTCTTTAGCTCATTTATAAGGTCTGTATATTCATGTAACATATCGGCTCCTATAAAAATTTGAGAAATTTTATCAAGACTTTGTAAATGCTTGGATATAAAAAAGGTGCTAAGCTATTGCTTAAATTTTTAAAAAGAGCGAGTAGAAAAATTTATTTTATACGTATTTGAATTCTTCAGGTTTATGTTTGCTTTTTACAACGCGCTTGGTTAGACGTATTCCATCAACGGTACCGATGACTAGAAGCTTTGATCCTGTTCCTACTAATGTGTCACCATTTGGCATTGGCACAAAATTATTATTTATATCTCTAATGCCCACTATGTCTGCATTTGTTATATTTCGTAGATGAGTTTCTTTTAATCTTTTAAATCTTATCCAAGAATAATCAGGCACAAGAATTTCTTCTATATCGATAGGTGAATTTTTTGTATACAAAAACTGCTCTAATAAATTTTCCATGTCCGGCCTTACGCTCATAGCACTTAACCGCTGTGCGACTAAGCGAGATGGGCTTACCACATTGTCAGCGCCTAATTTTTTTAATCTTTGCGTATCGTCTTCTGTCTCTGCATTCGTGATGATATGATAAGGCTTTCTACGACCTATCTCTTTTTCATAAAGTCTTACAGATGCTATAAGGGCGATGTTATCAGCAATATTTGAGCTAAGAGTTATAAGTCCTTTTGCGCTTGATAGATGTGTTTTCAAAAAGGCAATTTGTGTGTGTGGCTGAGCCTTTATGAAATATGGATATTTATAAATTTGAGCTAGCTCTGCGATATCTTCTCTATCATCGACCACTACAAAAGGTATATGATTTTCGCGAAATTGAGCACTAAGTTCGATTGTGTATAGATTGTGATAACAAATAACGAAGTGATTCTTTAGTCTTGCGATCCTATAAAGCATGCGTCGTTCCTTTAAAATGCTAATTAATGTGCCTCTTTTTAAAACCTCAACCACAATACCAATCGATAGTGTAAATATAATAAAACCAATAAGTATAAACGTGATAGTAAAAATTCTGCCCTTTGGAGTTATTGGAGCAACTTCGGTAAAACCAACTGTTGTAAAAGTCATGCCAGCTTGGTAAAAGGCATCTATTAGTGAGAAATTATCTATTAAGACATAACCTAATGTTCCAAAAAGTAACAGTAATACGACTGAAATTAGTGGAAATCTAAAAGGTTTTAATTGTTCGTAAAGCTCAGTATCTAGGCTTATTTCTGGTTTTGTAGAGTTTGACCAGTTGAGGAATTTTAAAAGTCTTGAGAGAAAAGACATAAATTCCTCTTCATTTTATATTCTTAGTTTGATTGTTTTTTCATCGTTCTTAGAGTAGAAGCAGCAACTTTTATCTTTCTTGTAGTACCATCTTCTAGTGTAACGCGAATCGTTCTAAGATTTGGCAAGAATCTTCTTTTAGTTTTATTGTTAGCGTGGCTCACATTGTTGCCTATCATCGGTCCTTTGCCTGTTATCGCACATCTTTTTGACATTTTTTTTCCTTATAAACAAAAATTTCTGCTGATTTTATCTAAAACAAACAAAAGTAATGCTTAAATAGATTCTTTTTTAAAAGAATTGATTTTTATTAATAATCTAGATAAAATAACGCCTTTGTCTATAAATTATAAATAGCAAAAAATATTTAGAAATCTTGAGTGATACAAAATGCTTAGTAAAGAGTTGATCGAAAAAAATGTTGATTTTGTTTTACAGATGCCAACTCTTTTTGAAAAGGTCGAGCGTTTTTTATTGGCTGGTAATGTAACTGAAGCAGTTATTACTTTACAAAATATAGCATCTTTTAAAACTTATTTTAACTCCATTTTTAAACGTGCAAAATTTGATATTCCTTATGATGGCGACGATTTGGTAGTAATAGCAAATATGCTTGGCATTGATAATTTTAGGGCGATAGTGCTTTCTTATTTTATATTTTTAAAATCCCCAAAAATTTATAAGGTATTTAATTTTAAAATCGTTGATTTGATCGAGCTTAATGCTAAAATTTTATCAGATTGGCTAAAAGTATTAAATTCTTTTAAAGAAAAACGATACAGCTATTTATCACTTGCTCCGTATTCTATTGCCTGTATTATAGTGTGTGAGAATTTATTTTCGAAATTTCCATCTTGTATGTCAGACGTTATTTCGTATTCTGACGTAAGCTATAATAAAATTTTGCAAAAAAAATATGGCTTTAATATTTTAGATATTTTTTTAAAAGCAATGAATATGAACAAACAATCATTAAGCAATATTGATAAAGAGATGCTTTGTTTTTTTGAGATTTTGCTCTCTTATGAGTCCAGTAGGCCTGAATTTTATGATTTTGGAGTTGATAAAATTTTAGATATCAATGTTTATCCAGAGATGCAAACCATTATATTTATTAAAAAAGCTCTACAAAAATGAAATTAACTTTTAATGGTTCTGTGGCAATTATAAGGCCTTTTGGTTTTTTGGAAGCAGAGAATGTTCCATTAAAATTAAGTGAAAAATATATAAACCAAATTTCATCGCGAGACATCAGCGCTATACTGCTTTCACTAAAAAATGTTACATTTTTTAGTCCTATTTGGCTTAGTAGAATAATTGAAAATTTAAGCGAAGAAGCGCAAAAGCTTGGCGTAGTATTTGCGATTTGCGATTACAATGAAATTTTTTATGAATTGATAATGAGAACAGTTAAGAATATTTTAAATATTTCGATGTTTGAAAGTGAAAATATTGCGAGCTTGTTTTTAAATAAATTTCTAAACAATGCAAATGACAAAGTTTTCATTTATAACTCAACTGAGCAGTATAAGCACTATTTGGCTAATTATCTCAAAAATCGCTCATTTGATGTGGTTGAGGCTAGAGATGCGACCGAATTTAATAAAAAAAAGAATTTATATAGTTATGCAGTGTCACAGCTAAATCATGTGAGATTAAGACAAAATCAGATAGATACTTTTATAAAAGATGGTGTCGTTGTTTATGCCATAAAAAGTTTTATGGACTCAGATTTTATTGAAGATTTTGATATGTCAGCTCATGACATTATGCTAAAAATCGGATATAAATTTTTTATTTTATGGGTAAATATTTCTGGTGCTTTAAATATAAGGGGTGCAAAATTTCTAATCAAACTTGCTAGCATTAGCAAAAGATCAGGTGCATTTATTTCGCTTTGTGGCATAAACGAATCAAATTTATCTATTGAATTAATAACGTACCTTAAAGATGCAAATATATTTATCTATAAAAATTTAAATGACTTTTACAAAGATGACACTATTTTTTATCTTAAAAAAAGAGACTTTGATGCAGAGCCAGTAGATATTAACAAGAACGTTGCTCAAATTTCATCTTATGTGACGCAAATTGCGAGCAAAATTATCTCACAGTTAGCAGAAGAAGAAATTTTGTGTGTTGATACCAAAGTTAGTGCGCTTGACATAGAGGATGAGTGCGATTACTTGCGTATTTGTGTTCAGTATTATGGTGATATTTACGCAAGAGTGCTATTTGGAGTAAAAAAGGATAAATTAGATAAAATTTGCTCTATTTTTATGCCTGAAGGCAATGATTCAAATGATTATTTAAGTGGATATTCTCAAATTTTTAGTATCATTACAGATAAATTTTTGACTCATCTTTGGCAAAAAGGCATAAAAGCAAAAGTTAGCTTGCCTAAAATTTCATCTGATGATGTTTTTTTCGATCACAACAGTGTAGGTATTATGAATAGATTAGATGTAAAAGATGACGAAATAGGCTTTGTATTTGTAACCAAGTAAGGAGAAGAAATGTATGTTGCACCTAGTATTTTATCGGCTGATTTTGGAAATTTGGCAGCTGAGATAAGAGCCATTTGCGAGGCTGGGTGCGATCTGGTGCATGTTGATGTTATGGATGGGCATTTTGTGCCAAATTTAACCATCGGGCCAGTCGTGGTAAATGCCGTTGCAAAGGCAGCTACAAAGCCACTTGATATACATTTGATGGTTGAAAATAACTCGTTTTTTGCTGATCTTTTCTTGCCGTTAAAGCCAAAATTTCTAACCTTTCACATCGAAGAAGAGAAGCACCCAATGAGGCTTATTGATCACATCAGGAAAAACGGCGTTGGCCCTGGCATCGTGCTAAATCCGCACACGCCAGTTAGCGCGATCGAGCATATCATAGATGAAGTGGATATGGTGCTTTTGATGAGTGTAAATCCTGGTTTTGGCGGTCAGAAATTTATGCCAGTCGTGCTTGAAAAAACAAGGGCGCTAAGAGAGCTGATAGAACGAAAAAACGCTAAGTGTCTGATCGAAGTAGATGGTGGCGTAAACGGACTAAATGCGCCTGATCTTGAAGAGGCTGGAGCTGATATCTTAGTGGCTGGCAACTACATCTTCTCATCAAATTCTTACGAACAAGCCATCCGCGCCATAAAGCTTGAGTTTTGAAACCAAAAAAACAGCGTTTAGAAAATAGCATAGAAATTTTAGCTAGGCAAAATTTAAGCTATCATGAGTTTATTTTAAGATTTAGCGATATTGAAGAAATTTCATCACTCATTGACGTGCGCGACCTTGATATGTGGCGAACTCTTGGGCTTGACATCACTAGAAACGAAGAGAATGAGATCGAGCTTGGCACGAGATTTAGAGATATTAGCGAGCAGGAATTTTGCGTGGTTGATATCGAAACGACTGGCGGTACGACGAGCGGACAGATCATCGAAATAGGTGCAATCAAAATGAAAAATGGCGTTGAGATAGGGCGCTTTGAAAGCTTTGTGGCAGCATATGAGGTGCCTGAAAATATCACCGAGCTAACCGGTATAAAGGCGAGCGATCTAGTTGGTGCTCCAAATCTACTAAATGTGCTTGAGCGGTTTAAAATTTTTCTAGGAACTAGTGTTTTTATCGCTCATAACGTAAATTTTGACTACGGCTTTATCTCTCATAGCCTAAATGAGATTGGCCTTGGCATGTTGCTAAACAGAAAGCTTTGTACCATCGATCTTAGTCGCCGCACTATTGCTTCGCAAAAATACGGCCTTGGCTCGCTAAAAGAGCTTCTTGGCATAAACAATA
This genomic interval from Campylobacter concisus contains the following:
- a CDS encoding 3'-5' exonuclease, yielding MKPKKQRLENSIEILARQNLSYHEFILRFSDIEEISSLIDVRDLDMWRTLGLDITRNEENEIELGTRFRDISEQEFCVVDIETTGGTTSGQIIEIGAIKMKNGVEIGRFESFVAAYEVPENITELTGIKASDLVGAPNLLNVLERFKIFLGTSVFIAHNVNFDYGFISHSLNEIGLGMLLNRKLCTIDLSRRTIASQKYGLGSLKELLGINNTHHRALNDAIAAAEIFKVCLTRLPFSIQTTEDLISFSKTAPSVKLKPEPVLCAN